Proteins from one Rosa chinensis cultivar Old Blush chromosome 7, RchiOBHm-V2, whole genome shotgun sequence genomic window:
- the LOC112175325 gene encoding calcium and calcium/calmodulin-dependent serine/threonine-protein kinase, whose amino-acid sequence MGQEARRLADEYEVAEILGRGGFSVVRKGISRKAGTSAKNNVAIKTLKRPFGGSSSSSSSSKNSSFSPGLKQGFPVPTRKQVSISNVLLTNEILVMRKIVENVSPHPNVIDLYDVYEDENGVHLVLELCSGGELFDRIVKQERYSEAGAAAVVRQIAQGLAALHKSDIVHRDLKPENCLFLNSSDDSPLKIMDFGLSSVEEFTDPVVGLFGSIDYVSPEALSQGQITFKSDMWALGVILYILLSGYPPFIAQSNRQKQQMIMAGEFSFYEKTWKGISLSAKQLISDLLKVDPEKRPSAQELLDHPWVVGLSAREDQMDAEIVSRLQSFNARRKLRAAAIASVWTSSIFLRTKKLKSLLGSHDLKQEEIQNLSLHFKKICVKGDNATLSEFVEVLKAMKMSSLVPLAPRIFYLFDNNRDGTVDMREILCGFSSLKNSRGDDALRLCFQMYDTDRSGCISKEEVASMLRALPDDCLPADITEPGKLDEIFDRMDANSDGKVTFDEFKAAMQRDSSLQDVVLSSLRPL is encoded by the exons ATGGGACAAGAAGCTAGGAGACTCGCCGATGAGTATGAGGTAGCTGAGATTTTAGGGAGAGGAGGATTCTCAGTAGTCAGGAAAGGCATCAGTAGAAAAGCAGGTACCAGTGCCAAAAACAATGTTGCCATCAAAACACTCAAAAGACCATTTGGGggctcttcctcttcctcttcctcatccaAAAACTCTTCATTTAGTCCTGGTTTGAAGCAGGGCTTCCCAGTCCCGACTAGGAAACAAGTCTCTATATCTAATGTTTTGCTCACAAATGAAATCTTGGTCATGAGGAAGATAGTTGAGAATGTCTCGCCCCATCCGAATGTGATTGACCTCTATGATGTGTATGAGGATGAGAATGGGGTTCACCTTGTGCTGGAGCTTTGTTCTGGTGGCGAACTCTTTGATAggattgtgaagcaagagaggTACTCTGAGGCAGGGGCTGCAGCTGTGGTCAGGCAGATTGCACAGGGCTTAGCTGCTCTGCACAAGTCAGATATTGTTCATAGGGATTTGAAGCCTGAGAATTGTCTCTTCTTAAATAGTAGTGATGATTCTCCATTGAAGATCATGGACTTTGGGCTCAGTTCTGTCGAGGAGTTTACTGACCCTGTTGTTGGCTTATTTGGTTCCATTGATTATGTCTCACCAGAGGCTCTTTCTCAGGGACAAATCACTTTTAAAAGTGATATGTGGGCTCTTGGTGTAATCTTGTATATCCTTCTCTCTGG GTACCCACCTTTTATTGCTCAGTCGAATCGGCAGAAGCAGCAGATGATAATGGCC GGAGAATTCAGCTTTTACGAGAAAACTTGGAAGGGAATTTCCTTATCAGCGAAGCAATTAATATCAGACCTCCTCAAAGTTGACCCTGAAAAGAGACCTAGTGCTCAAGAG CTTCTGGACCATCCATGGGTTGTAGGTCTTTCAGCCAGAGAGGACCAAATGGATGCTGAGATTGTTTCACGACTGCAGAGTTTTAATGCTCGACGCAAACTCCGTGCTGCAGCAATAGCTAGTGTGTGGACAAGCTCCATTTTCTTGAGGACAAAGAAGCTCAAATCATTGCTAGGGTCCCATGACCTTAAACAGGAGGAAATCCAGAACCTGAGTTTGCATTTTAAGAAAAT ATGTGTAAAGGGTGATAATGCAACTCTGTCTGAATTTGTGGAGGTGCTGAAAGCAATGAAAATGTCATCACTGGTCCCTCTAGCACCCCGTATTTTTTACCTATTTGACAACAACCGAGATGGAACAGTAGACATGCGAGAGATACTCTGTGGTTTCTCTAGTCTCAAGAATTCACGAGGAGATGATGCTCTCCGCCTGTGCTTCCAG ATGTATGATACAGATCGATCAGGATGCATCAGTAAAGAAGAAGTGGCATCTATGCTCAGG GCTTTGCCAGATGACTGCCTTCCAGCTGATATTACAGAACCTGGGAAATTGGATGAAATTTTTGATCGAATGGATGCCAACAGCGACGGAAAAGTTACCTTTGATGAGTTCAAAGCTGCCATGCAGAGAGACAGCTCTCTCCAAGATGTAGTCCTCTCCTCTCTTCGGCCACTATAG